A window of the Aquarana catesbeiana isolate 2022-GZ linkage group LG05, ASM4218655v1, whole genome shotgun sequence genome harbors these coding sequences:
- the LOC141146117 gene encoding forkhead activin signal transducer 3-like: protein MDCPQHSWDPLYNQVPEPHSIDRILADVESCPGEANGGPKKPNTTDQLSKKSKKSKKSKKSKKSKKSKKSKKKNYQRYAKPPYSYLAMIALVIQASPKKKLKLKQIEHEISILFPFFKGDYQGWRDSVRHNLSSNDCFQKILKDPLKPNGKGNYWIVNVSRIPAAAMKLQNTAVTHQEAYPHDLAPYILDGHPYRPSTFHNPHPPIENTAVRSEAEAQSSGPTQPPSVHPASTYPDILWNLPTSYTTCVAPNVVAPPSIHPLQLYPNFALSLCNYMPSPYSSSTCAERRDVYPPNVIPQMSPQPRPSEARNSLSDFPPNTAIFNVPIYPPPGSYMSPQNMYGQQLSQGGAYGQHLSQGGAYGQHLSQGGAYGSI, encoded by the exons ATGGATTGCCCACAACATTCCTGGGACCCCCTCTACAACCAAGTCCCTGAGCCACACAGCATAGACAGGATCCTGGCCGACGTAGAGAGCTGTCCTGGAGAGGCCAACGGAGGCCCCAAAAAGCCCAACACCACTGatcagctcagcaagaagagtaagaagagcaaaaagagcaaaaagagcaaaaagagcaaaaagagcaaaaagagcaaGAAGAAGAATTATCAACGCTACGCCAAACCACCCTACTCCTACTTGGCCATGATCGCCCTGGTCATCCAGGCTTCCCCCAAGAAGAAGCTCAAACTGAAACAG ATCGAACATGAGATCAGCATCCTCTTCCCTTTCTTCAAGGGGGATTATCAGGGCTGGAGGGACTCTGTTCGACAtaacctctcctccaatgattgctTCCAAAAG ATCCTGAAAGATCCGCTGAAGCCGAATGGTAAAGGCAACTACTGGATAGTGAATGTGAGCCGGATTCCCGCCGCAGCCATGAAGCTGCAGAACACGGCGGTCACCCACCAGGAAGCCTACCCTCATGACCTGGCTCCTTATATCCTGGATGGACATCCCTACAGACCTTCCACTTTTCATAACCCTCATCCTCCAATAGAAAATACTGCGGTCAGATCAGAAGCAGAGGCTCAGTCCTCAGGACCAACCCAGCCCCCTAGTGTACATCCCGCCTCAACTTACCCAGATATCTTATGGAACCTTCCAACATCATACACAACATGTGTGGCCCCTAATGTGGTGGCCCCTCCTAGCATACACCCTCTGCAGCTTTACCCCAACTTCGCACTCTCTCTATGTAATTACATGCCTTCCCCATACTCAAGCTCCACCTGTGCGGAGCGGAGGGATGTCTACCCTCCCAATGTGATACCTCAAATGTCTCCCCAGCCTAGACCCTCTGAAGCCAGGAATTCCCTGTCAGATTTCCCTCCCAATACAGCAATCTTTAATGTCCCCATATATCCCCCACCCGGGAGCTACATGTCACCTCAAAACATGTATGGGCAGCAGTTATCTCAAGGTGgggcttacgggcagcatttatctcagggtggtgcttacgggcagcatttatctcagggtggtgcttacggcAGCATTTAA